A part of Desulfotomaculum nigrificans DSM 574 genomic DNA contains:
- the ligA gene encoding NAD-dependent DNA ligase LigA, whose product MSAVTPEIKARVEELRREINYHNHQYYVLDNPTITDGQYDQLVQELLRLENAYPELVSPDSPTQRVGGEIQKGFTAVQHRVPMLSLSNAFSENDLREFDRRVRSNLPGEEVEYVLELKIDGLAISLWYEQGVFVRGATRGDGELGEDITANLRTIKAIPLRIKESIPFLEVRGEAYMPKESFVRLNEAREEAGEPLFANPRNAAAGSLRQLDPRVTASRNLSVFMYAIGHLEGANPGTHARLLGWLKDLGFRVNQHYKLCKDIEEVIRQIDKWQEQRFELPYAIDGLVIKVNSLDQQQRLGATLKSPRWAIAYKFPAEQAVSTIKDIIIRVGRTGVLTPTAILEPVQLAGTTVSKATLHNEDIIRQKDIRIGDQALVQKAGDIIPEVVLVFPERRTGQEKPFTMPSTCPECNAPVVRLPGEAAHRCTNKNCPAISREGIIHFVSRGAMDIMGLGESIVNQLIMAGLVQDPADLYDLKYEDLIKLERMGARSSQNLLNAIAASKHNSLAQLLVALGIRHVGERAAKILARHFGSMSALMAATVEDLTVIPEIGPKIAESIVDYFARPENKTLIQRLDRAGVNMEEANQQAEPGQQPLAGKTFVITGTLEGFSRQEAQRAIEELGGKVSGSVSKKTDYVVVGENPGSKYDKAQQLGIPILNEQEFVALLKQ is encoded by the coding sequence TTGTCCGCGGTTACTCCGGAAATTAAGGCCCGGGTGGAAGAACTGCGCCGGGAGATTAACTATCATAACCACCAGTATTATGTCCTGGATAACCCCACCATCACCGATGGTCAATATGACCAATTGGTGCAGGAATTGCTGCGGTTGGAAAATGCCTACCCGGAGTTGGTGTCACCTGATTCACCAACCCAGCGGGTCGGGGGTGAAATCCAGAAGGGTTTCACGGCTGTGCAGCACCGGGTACCCATGCTCAGTTTGAGCAACGCCTTTAGCGAAAATGATTTAAGAGAATTTGACCGGCGGGTGCGCAGTAATTTACCAGGTGAAGAGGTTGAATATGTACTGGAGTTAAAAATAGATGGTTTAGCCATTTCCCTCTGGTATGAACAGGGTGTTTTTGTGCGAGGTGCTACCAGAGGAGACGGTGAACTGGGTGAGGACATTACCGCCAACCTGCGTACCATCAAGGCTATTCCGTTGCGCATAAAGGAGTCAATTCCTTTTCTGGAAGTACGGGGGGAGGCCTATATGCCCAAGGAATCCTTTGTCCGGCTTAACGAGGCCAGGGAAGAGGCCGGTGAACCACTCTTTGCCAACCCCCGCAACGCGGCGGCGGGGAGTTTGCGGCAACTGGACCCCAGGGTCACCGCCTCCCGTAATCTCAGCGTCTTTATGTACGCCATTGGCCATTTGGAGGGGGCCAACCCTGGCACCCATGCCAGGTTGTTGGGCTGGTTGAAGGATTTGGGATTTAGAGTGAACCAGCACTATAAGTTATGTAAAGATATTGAAGAGGTTATTAGGCAAATCGACAAATGGCAGGAGCAGCGGTTTGAGCTGCCCTATGCCATTGACGGGCTGGTGATCAAAGTTAACTCTTTGGATCAACAGCAGCGGTTAGGGGCCACTTTAAAAAGTCCCCGCTGGGCCATTGCCTACAAGTTTCCGGCCGAGCAGGCTGTCAGTACCATCAAAGATATTATCATCCGGGTGGGCCGTACCGGCGTGCTGACCCCTACGGCCATATTGGAGCCGGTGCAACTGGCCGGAACTACTGTAAGTAAAGCCACTTTACATAACGAAGATATTATCCGGCAAAAGGACATTCGCATTGGTGATCAAGCCCTGGTGCAAAAGGCCGGGGATATCATACCGGAAGTGGTGCTGGTGTTTCCGGAGCGGCGCACCGGCCAGGAGAAACCCTTTACCATGCCCAGCACCTGTCCCGAGTGTAATGCCCCGGTGGTGAGGCTGCCGGGTGAAGCGGCCCACCGTTGTACCAATAAAAACTGTCCGGCTATCTCCCGAGAAGGAATCATCCACTTTGTTTCCCGGGGAGCCATGGATATTATGGGCCTGGGCGAAAGCATAGTAAACCAGTTAATCATGGCCGGACTGGTGCAGGATCCGGCGGATCTCTATGATTTAAAGTATGAGGATTTAATTAAGTTAGAGCGCATGGGGGCCCGTTCCTCCCAGAACCTGCTGAATGCCATTGCGGCCAGTAAGCATAACTCCCTGGCCCAACTGCTGGTGGCCCTGGGCATTAGACACGTGGGTGAACGGGCGGCCAAAATCCTGGCCAGACATTTTGGTTCTATGTCAGCTTTGATGGCTGCCACAGTGGAAGATTTGACCGTCATTCCTGAGATTGGGCCCAAGATAGCGGAAAGCATAGTGGATTATTTTGCCCGACCGGAAAATAAAACCCTGATTCAACGCCTGGACCGGGCCGGTGTTAATATGGAGGAAGCAAATCAACAGGCTGAACCGGGGCAACAACCCCTGGCCGGCAAAACCTTTGTGATCACCGGTACCCTGGAGGGATTTTCCCGCCAGGAAGCCCAGCGGGCCATTGAAGAGTTAGGGGGCAAAGTATCCGGCAGTGTAAGCAAGAAGACCGATTATGTGGTGGTGGGAGAGAACCCCGGCTCCAAGTATGACAAGGCGCAACAACTGGGCATTCCCATTTTGAATGAGCAGGAGTTTGTAGCTTTACTAAAACAATAA
- a CDS encoding PQQ-binding-like beta-propeller repeat protein yields the protein MRWIGICLLSIFIFTSINGPVQAAGRFYPYGEVKWMVEKVGKLSTEVTLTDNGLLYCPVGNKILCYDTVRGIKLWERKVDVGGKITEPLLVQEQTVYATGTDGIQQMKPNGSLTWIYRIYPKPKGTNSSRVVSGGPGGLIYLGLADGLYALEPKKNFKWRYSDDKNIVACLGDDRAVYVCLGDKTAGYTLKALGATGDRLWSTSLGDIKDVNMTFGPDGNLYVVTNPANLDRGSYGKVWCLDRLTGKEIWHYSVKAANLSRVTFSTDGRIVFCANSQLYCIDIHTGLLQWNLPLLNVVSGVAIDSTRQRIYAGSNDGRVYCVSFAGRLVWEKEIDRTTGQTLAKGGGIMIDTGKDEKDAISRAPVLLKDGSILVYTDKGNMYKFIDVYKER from the coding sequence GTGAGATGGATTGGCATATGTCTTTTAAGTATTTTTATATTTACTAGTATTAACGGTCCGGTGCAGGCTGCCGGGCGGTTTTACCCTTACGGGGAAGTAAAGTGGATGGTGGAGAAAGTAGGTAAATTATCTACCGAGGTAACCCTGACAGATAACGGACTGCTTTATTGCCCGGTGGGGAATAAAATTTTATGTTACGACACGGTCAGAGGTATTAAATTGTGGGAGCGCAAGGTTGATGTGGGTGGTAAGATTACCGAACCACTGTTAGTTCAGGAGCAAACGGTATATGCCACCGGCACCGATGGGATTCAGCAAATGAAGCCCAACGGCAGTTTGACCTGGATTTACCGGATTTATCCCAAACCCAAAGGGACTAACAGTAGCAGGGTGGTATCCGGCGGTCCCGGGGGATTGATTTACCTGGGGTTGGCCGATGGATTGTACGCCTTGGAACCGAAAAAGAACTTTAAGTGGCGCTACTCGGATGACAAAAACATAGTAGCCTGTTTGGGGGATGACCGGGCTGTTTATGTCTGTCTGGGAGATAAAACAGCGGGATATACCTTAAAGGCCTTGGGCGCCACGGGAGATCGCCTCTGGAGCACCAGCCTGGGTGACATAAAGGATGTAAACATGACCTTTGGTCCGGACGGTAACCTCTATGTGGTTACTAACCCGGCTAACCTGGACCGGGGCAGTTATGGCAAGGTGTGGTGCCTGGACAGGTTAACCGGTAAGGAAATTTGGCATTACTCGGTAAAGGCCGCCAACCTGTCCCGGGTGACTTTTTCTACTGACGGAAGAATAGTTTTTTGCGCCAACAGCCAGTTGTATTGCATTGATATACATACCGGTCTGTTGCAATGGAATTTACCTTTACTTAACGTGGTGTCCGGGGTGGCTATAGACAGTACCAGGCAGCGGATTTATGCCGGCAGCAACGATGGCCGGGTTTATTGTGTCAGTTTTGCCGGCAGACTGGTCTGGGAAAAGGAAATTGACCGCACCACCGGGCAAACTCTGGCCAAAGGCGGCGGTATTATGATCGACACCGGTAAAGATGAAAAGGATGCCATTTCCCGGGCACCGGTTTTGCTTAAGGACGGCAGTATTTTAGTTTATACCGATAAAGGAAATATGTATAAATTCATTGATGTGTACAAGGAGAGATAA
- a CDS encoding lipid II flippase Amj family protein has translation MERLIAVVVLTAIIHLINTLIYAVRPAGVMTRRLATAYSLFNVIFLIAQTANMLQAPLLSSIIEHAIMRGQQAAGSVANLLQSPVYQQELTGLNYQIRTVILGATLGTLLGALLIPTFITVFTKGIYLFDQVKSVPKMVGMVIFSPGKVAKSAREAVRVPNRQFFVQAIREKLTIPRKFLVLNVFVTGIYTTAVLSSLYAGALFPEFRATATLLSGIINGIATILFATVVDPTAAGLTDQALRQERPEKDIKQMSFYLALTRLTGTLLAQIFFVPAAWIIKYVAQIIAHGGL, from the coding sequence ATGGAGCGTTTAATTGCCGTGGTGGTTTTAACCGCCATTATCCATTTAATTAATACTTTGATTTATGCCGTGCGCCCCGCCGGGGTCATGACCCGGCGCCTGGCCACCGCCTATTCCTTATTTAATGTAATTTTTCTCATTGCCCAGACCGCCAATATGCTGCAGGCACCGCTGTTGTCTTCCATTATTGAACATGCTATCATGCGGGGACAGCAGGCAGCGGGTTCCGTGGCCAATCTGCTGCAATCCCCGGTGTACCAGCAGGAATTAACTGGTTTAAATTACCAAATCCGGACGGTTATTTTGGGTGCCACATTGGGTACTTTGCTGGGGGCGCTGCTGATTCCCACCTTCATTACGGTATTTACCAAAGGCATTTATCTTTTTGACCAGGTGAAATCGGTACCCAAGATGGTTGGCATGGTGATATTCTCACCGGGCAAGGTGGCCAAATCGGCCAGGGAGGCGGTACGGGTACCAAATCGGCAGTTTTTTGTGCAGGCTATCCGGGAAAAGTTAACTATTCCGCGCAAATTCCTGGTGCTGAATGTTTTTGTTACCGGCATTTATACCACGGCGGTGCTGTCTTCTTTATATGCCGGGGCACTGTTTCCGGAATTCCGGGCCACTGCCACCCTTTTGTCGGGTATCATTAACGGTATTGCCACCATTTTATTTGCCACGGTGGTGGACCCCACCGCTGCCGGTCTTACCGACCAGGCCCTGCGCCAGGAGCGACCGGAAAAGGATATTAAACAAATGTCCTTTTATTTAGCCCTGACTAGATTAACAGGTACATTGCTGGCGCAAATTTTCTTTGTGCCCGCGGCCTGGATTATTAAATACGTAGCCCAAATCATTGCCCACGGGGGCTTATAA
- the gatC gene encoding Asp-tRNA(Asn)/Glu-tRNA(Gln) amidotransferase subunit GatC, with translation MISKKDVEHVALLGRLELSEEEKELYTQQLNKILEAARALQELDTADIPPTAHVLPIQNVFREDRVGQHMDPEKALANAPEREENFFKVPKIV, from the coding sequence TTGATCAGTAAAAAGGATGTAGAGCATGTGGCCCTGCTGGGCCGTTTGGAACTGAGCGAAGAGGAAAAAGAGCTGTACACCCAACAGTTAAATAAAATTCTGGAAGCGGCCAGAGCATTACAGGAACTTGACACCGCAGATATTCCCCCCACCGCCCATGTACTGCCAATCCAAAATGTGTTCAGAGAAGACCGGGTGGGACAACACATGGACCCGGAAAAGGCCCTGGCCAATGCACCGGAGCGAGAAGAAAACTTCTTTAAAGTACCGAAAATAGTGTAA
- the hisIE gene encoding bifunctional phosphoribosyl-AMP cyclohydrolase/phosphoribosyl-ATP diphosphatase HisIE, whose amino-acid sequence MQFNIDNLKFNEAGLIPAIVQDVNTREVLMMAWMNREAVEKTLTSGETWFYSRSRQKMWKKGETSGHVQRVKGFYYDCDADTLLVLAEQTGAACHEGYNSCFHNRVNPDGSVAVAGEKKFDPSRVYGNGQDAAAAAGPEIINELYQVILNRKSERPEGSYTTYLFDKGVDKICKKVGEECAEVIIGAKNNSKEELTYEVGDLIYHLLVLLANQGVSPQEIYQELKKRRK is encoded by the coding sequence ATGCAGTTTAACATAGATAATCTAAAATTTAATGAGGCTGGATTGATTCCGGCCATTGTACAGGACGTCAATACCAGGGAAGTATTGATGATGGCCTGGATGAACCGTGAGGCTGTGGAAAAAACCCTGACCAGCGGGGAGACCTGGTTTTACAGCCGCAGCCGGCAAAAGATGTGGAAAAAGGGTGAAACCTCCGGGCATGTACAAAGGGTAAAGGGATTTTACTATGACTGTGACGCGGATACTCTGCTGGTATTAGCAGAGCAGACCGGGGCTGCCTGCCACGAAGGTTACAACTCCTGCTTCCATAACCGGGTTAACCCGGACGGCTCTGTGGCAGTAGCAGGAGAGAAAAAATTTGATCCCTCCCGGGTGTATGGTAATGGCCAGGACGCCGCGGCAGCAGCCGGGCCGGAAATTATCAATGAACTGTACCAGGTGATTTTAAACCGTAAGTCGGAACGCCCTGAAGGTTCCTATACCACCTACCTGTTTGACAAAGGTGTTGATAAGATCTGCAAAAAGGTGGGGGAAGAATGCGCCGAGGTGATTATCGGGGCTAAAAATAACAGCAAAGAGGAGCTTACCTACGAGGTGGGAGATTTAATTTACCACCTACTGGTGTTGCTGGCCAATCAGGGAGTAAGCCCCCAGGAGATTTACCAGGAGTTAAAGAAAAGACGTAAATAG
- a CDS encoding S-layer homology domain-containing protein, protein MRFTGKWLVAAVAILMLLPRTGWAFNTTTGGEFTDIAGHWAKQPIEKIHAIGLVKGFPDHTFRPNQPVSCLEAITVMLNAAGYSDQIAKLKRAKNAPPSPYPVPWGQNYMDFAVQQKFIPAAMLQNFQSHRAITRAELAAIIANTFYLTAPDAVGYTDGDSIPPDYLPAVQAVSKNGLMSGYPDGSFRPQGQVARGELAAILSKLYDQGWINLDPKRKITGWIARINQVKNGTEIELNSIYGTVKVLADANCKCYYQGQLMDLKQAVNYRVEGILDSRRRAAYLELLERRTFSPVRQEVYASYLRLAEGEPVVLTVKDLMNNEVDYPIAWDASVIDEKAKGKTTGKDLLKKLKVDQFVKLGVTSGGEVKDITILDVKTITGKVASLDRKLRLESKTSNSKKYVPDEFWGWDSGRLVDKDGEEISKIEVGDNVKIYYIGEPFYERVLQIQKQ, encoded by the coding sequence ATGCGCTTTACTGGCAAATGGTTAGTGGCGGCAGTAGCCATTTTGATGTTGCTGCCCCGGACTGGCTGGGCTTTCAACACAACCACTGGCGGAGAATTTACCGACATTGCCGGTCACTGGGCCAAGCAGCCCATTGAGAAAATACATGCCATTGGCTTGGTTAAGGGATTTCCTGATCATACATTCCGACCCAATCAACCGGTTAGCTGTTTGGAAGCCATTACTGTGATGTTAAATGCTGCCGGTTACAGCGACCAAATCGCCAAACTAAAACGTGCTAAAAATGCTCCCCCCAGCCCTTATCCGGTGCCCTGGGGGCAAAACTACATGGATTTTGCGGTCCAGCAGAAGTTTATCCCGGCGGCTATGCTGCAGAATTTTCAATCCCACCGGGCCATTACCCGGGCCGAGCTGGCGGCAATTATAGCTAACACCTTTTATTTAACCGCACCCGATGCAGTTGGTTACACCGATGGTGATAGTATTCCCCCGGACTATCTACCGGCTGTGCAGGCTGTAAGCAAAAATGGTCTGATGTCTGGTTATCCTGACGGTAGTTTTCGTCCCCAGGGCCAGGTGGCCAGGGGTGAATTGGCAGCCATCCTGAGCAAACTTTATGACCAGGGTTGGATTAACCTCGATCCTAAAAGAAAGATCACCGGTTGGATAGCCAGGATAAACCAGGTTAAAAACGGTACCGAGATCGAACTGAATTCAATCTACGGCACGGTAAAAGTACTGGCTGATGCCAATTGTAAGTGCTACTACCAGGGACAGTTAATGGATTTAAAACAGGCGGTTAACTACCGGGTAGAAGGAATCCTGGACAGCAGGCGCCGGGCAGCTTACCTGGAATTGCTGGAACGCAGGACCTTTTCTCCGGTTCGGCAGGAGGTATATGCCAGTTACCTGCGCCTGGCCGAAGGTGAGCCGGTGGTTTTAACCGTTAAAGATCTAATGAATAATGAAGTGGATTACCCTATTGCCTGGGATGCTTCGGTTATTGATGAGAAGGCCAAAGGCAAAACCACCGGGAAGGACCTGCTCAAAAAACTAAAGGTGGATCAATTTGTTAAACTGGGCGTCACCTCCGGGGGAGAGGTTAAAGACATTACCATTCTTGATGTCAAGACCATCACCGGGAAAGTTGCTTCCCTGGACAGGAAGTTGCGGTTGGAATCAAAGACCAGCAATAGTAAGAAATATGTACCTGATGAGTTCTGGGGCTGGGACTCCGGCCGCCTGGTGGATAAGGATGGCGAGGAGATCAGTAAAATTGAGGTGGGAGATAACGTCAAGATTTATTATATCGGGGAGCCTTTTTATGAAAGGGTGCTGCAGATACAGAAGCAATAG
- the gatA gene encoding Asp-tRNA(Asn)/Glu-tRNA(Gln) amidotransferase subunit GatA, whose product MDLSQLTAHELHDRLLKKEVSAAEITAAVFKRIDQVEDKVKSYLTITKESAMAKAQEVDGKIARGEQVGPLAGVPIAIKDNLCTEGIRTTCASKILYNFVPPYTATAVAKLNAADMVMVGKTNMDEFAMGSSTENSGFQLTYNPWDLERVPGGSSGGSAAAVAAGEAILSLGSDTGGSIRQPAAFCGVVGMKPTYGAVSRYGLVAYASSLDQIGPFTKDVTDMALALNVICGYDPMDSTSANIKQPDFTQYLVNDIKGMKIGIPREYMAEGIDPQVKEKIKAAIDKLTELGAHVEETSLPHTDYAMPAYYLIATAEASSNLARYDGVRYGLRVEDAEDVVDMYMRSRSRGFGHEVKRRIMLGTYSLSAGYYDAYYLKALKVRTLIKRDFDRAFEQYDLLLSPTSPSTAFKVGEMVNDPLQMYLQDVCTIPVNLAGIPAISIPCGLVNGLPVGLQLMGKAFDEGTLLRVAYTFEQNTDFGRLRPQL is encoded by the coding sequence TTGGATCTTTCTCAGTTGACAGCCCACGAACTCCATGACCGGCTGTTAAAAAAAGAGGTATCTGCCGCCGAGATCACCGCGGCGGTATTTAAACGGATAGATCAAGTGGAGGACAAGGTTAAATCCTATTTGACCATTACTAAGGAATCAGCCATGGCCAAGGCTCAGGAGGTAGACGGAAAGATAGCCCGGGGAGAACAGGTTGGCCCCCTGGCCGGCGTTCCCATTGCCATTAAGGACAACTTGTGTACGGAAGGCATTCGTACCACCTGTGCTTCTAAAATTTTATATAATTTTGTGCCTCCTTATACTGCCACCGCGGTGGCCAAACTTAATGCCGCAGATATGGTCATGGTAGGTAAAACTAACATGGATGAGTTTGCCATGGGTTCCTCCACAGAAAACTCTGGTTTTCAGCTGACCTATAACCCCTGGGATTTAGAGCGGGTACCCGGTGGTTCCAGTGGCGGTTCCGCCGCTGCAGTGGCGGCCGGTGAAGCCATCTTATCCTTGGGTTCCGATACCGGTGGTTCCATCCGCCAGCCGGCTGCCTTTTGCGGCGTGGTGGGCATGAAGCCTACTTATGGGGCAGTTTCCCGTTACGGTCTGGTGGCCTATGCCTCCTCGTTAGACCAAATCGGACCCTTTACCAAAGATGTCACCGATATGGCCCTGGCTCTTAATGTCATTTGCGGTTACGACCCAATGGACAGTACTTCCGCCAATATTAAACAACCGGACTTTACCCAATATTTAGTTAATGACATTAAGGGGATGAAAATTGGTATTCCCCGGGAATATATGGCCGAGGGAATTGACCCCCAGGTTAAAGAAAAAATTAAGGCAGCCATTGACAAATTAACTGAACTGGGCGCCCATGTAGAAGAGACAAGCCTTCCCCATACCGATTATGCCATGCCGGCCTATTACCTTATTGCCACCGCTGAAGCCAGTTCCAACCTGGCCAGGTATGACGGTGTGCGTTACGGTTTGCGGGTGGAGGATGCCGAAGATGTGGTGGACATGTATATGCGCAGCCGCAGCCGGGGTTTTGGTCATGAAGTTAAGCGCCGTATTATGCTGGGGACTTATTCTTTATCGGCTGGTTATTACGATGCCTATTACTTAAAGGCCCTTAAAGTTCGTACCTTGATTAAACGGGATTTTGACCGGGCCTTTGAGCAATATGACCTACTCCTGAGCCCCACTTCCCCCAGCACCGCCTTTAAAGTGGGGGAAATGGTAAACGACCCCTTGCAAATGTATCTGCAGGATGTTTGCACCATCCCGGTAAACCTGGCCGGGATTCCGGCCATTTCTATCCCCTGTGGTTTGGTCAATGGCTTGCCGGTTGGCCTGCAGTTGATGGGTAAAGCCTTTGATGAAGGTACCCTGCTCAGGGTGGCCTACACCTTTGAACAAAATACTGATTTTGGCCGACTCAGGCCGCAATTATAG
- the pcrA gene encoding DNA helicase PcrA, whose protein sequence is MDVLANLNPAQAAAVQHTEGPLLVLAGAGSGKTRVLTHRIAKILEQGVPPYNILAITFTNKAAAEMKSRVENLVPQAARDLWVMTFHSACLRMLRREIQALGYNSNFSIYDDADQQTLIKECLKELEIDEKRFQPRGLLAAISGAKNKLQTPDLYERQAFDYFEQVAARVYRLYQEKLFKNNALDFDDLIMLTVKLFKEHPHVLGYYQTKFKYILVDEYQDTNHAQYVLVNMLAERHRNICVVGDPNQSIYKWRGADINNILSFERDYPEAKVVKLEQNYRSTGTILQAANAVIKHNLAAKDLELWTAKGAGSPIHVYRAENERFEAYYVADKVKELKLAGRQYKDMVVLYRTHAQSRVLEEVLLRAGIPYTIFGGLKFYERKEIKDLLAYLRVIVNPADSQSLLRIINVPKRGIGASSIEKMTAFAVERDLNLLHALALVEDIPGIPAKARKQCNLLVDLLNDLRQQSQFLSVTEITEEVLNRTGYKAELEAENTVETKTRIENLQEFLSVTKEYDKQHSEEGGLEDFLGSISLVTDMDRHDPNADQLVLMTLHSAKGLEYPVVFMIGMEEGVFPHSRALYDQEELEEERRLAYVGITRAQEQLYLTHCWERTLFGRTNINQKSRFLDEIPVELTVGQSPVPKQTVSVGLGSVQKAAQPVTRPTAGNKSFVLGDKVRHSKWGEGVIVRVKGEGDNAELSVAFPQLGIKTLMAQYAPLEKI, encoded by the coding sequence ATGGACGTTTTAGCAAACCTTAACCCTGCCCAGGCGGCGGCGGTACAACATACCGAAGGACCACTGTTGGTGTTGGCCGGGGCCGGCTCCGGCAAGACCAGGGTGCTTACCCATAGAATTGCTAAGATTTTGGAACAAGGGGTGCCCCCTTACAACATTTTGGCCATTACCTTTACCAATAAGGCAGCGGCGGAGATGAAAAGCCGGGTGGAAAATTTGGTGCCCCAGGCGGCCCGGGATCTGTGGGTAATGACCTTTCACAGCGCCTGCCTGCGGATGCTCAGGAGAGAAATTCAGGCCCTGGGTTATAACAGCAACTTTTCCATTTATGATGATGCCGACCAGCAAACACTGATTAAGGAATGCCTCAAGGAACTGGAGATTGACGAAAAGCGCTTCCAACCAAGAGGTTTGTTAGCGGCCATTTCCGGGGCCAAAAACAAACTACAAACCCCGGACTTATATGAAAGACAAGCCTTTGACTATTTTGAGCAGGTGGCAGCCAGGGTTTACCGGCTTTATCAGGAAAAATTATTTAAAAATAACGCCCTGGATTTTGACGACCTGATCATGCTGACGGTAAAACTATTTAAGGAACACCCCCATGTGCTGGGCTATTACCAGACCAAGTTTAAATATATTTTGGTGGACGAGTACCAGGACACCAACCATGCCCAGTATGTGTTGGTAAATATGTTGGCCGAACGGCACCGTAATATCTGCGTGGTGGGTGACCCCAATCAGTCCATTTATAAATGGCGGGGGGCAGACATAAATAACATCCTGAGTTTTGAACGTGATTATCCCGAAGCAAAAGTAGTTAAGCTGGAACAAAATTACCGGTCCACCGGCACCATTCTGCAGGCAGCCAATGCGGTAATTAAGCATAATTTGGCGGCCAAGGACCTAGAGTTGTGGACGGCCAAGGGGGCCGGCAGCCCTATCCATGTGTACCGGGCGGAGAACGAGCGGTTTGAAGCTTACTATGTGGCGGACAAGGTAAAAGAATTAAAACTGGCCGGTCGTCAATACAAGGATATGGTGGTGCTTTACCGCACCCATGCCCAGTCCCGGGTACTGGAAGAAGTTTTGCTGCGCGCGGGGATTCCCTATACCATCTTTGGGGGACTGAAATTCTATGAACGCAAGGAAATCAAGGATTTACTGGCTTATTTACGGGTGATTGTTAACCCGGCGGACAGCCAAAGTTTGCTGCGGATTATTAACGTACCCAAACGGGGTATTGGGGCTTCTTCCATCGAAAAGATGACCGCCTTTGCAGTGGAACGGGATTTAAATCTGCTGCATGCCCTGGCCCTGGTGGAGGATATTCCAGGCATACCGGCCAAGGCCCGCAAGCAGTGCAACTTGCTGGTGGATTTGCTAAATGACTTACGCCAGCAGTCACAATTCCTTTCCGTGACGGAAATTACTGAAGAAGTGCTGAACAGAACAGGTTATAAAGCTGAACTGGAGGCGGAGAATACTGTCGAAACCAAAACAAGAATAGAAAACCTGCAGGAATTTTTATCCGTAACCAAGGAGTATGATAAGCAGCACAGTGAAGAAGGGGGCCTGGAGGATTTTCTGGGTTCCATCTCCCTGGTTACCGATATGGACAGGCATGACCCCAATGCCGACCAGCTGGTACTGATGACCCTGCACAGCGCCAAAGGCTTGGAGTATCCGGTGGTATTTATGATCGGTATGGAGGAGGGGGTTTTCCCTCACAGCAGGGCCCTGTACGACCAGGAAGAATTGGAAGAAGAAAGGCGGTTAGCCTATGTGGGTATTACCCGGGCCCAGGAACAGTTGTATTTAACCCACTGTTGGGAAAGAACCCTCTTTGGCCGCACCAATATCAATCAAAAGTCCCGCTTTTTGGATGAAATCCCGGTGGAACTGACGGTGGGGCAAAGTCCGGTCCCAAAACAAACTGTCAGTGTTGGATTAGGGTCGGTGCAGAAAGCCGCTCAACCAGTGACCAGGCCCACTGCAGGCAATAAATCCTTTGTGCTGGGGGACAAGGTTCGACACAGCAAATGGGGTGAAGGTGTTATTGTTAGGGTTAAAGGTGAAGGAGATAACGCCGAACTATCGGTGGCTTTTCCTCAACTGGGGATCAAGACCTTAATGGCCCAGTATGCTCCATTAGAAAAGATTTAA
- a CDS encoding RidA family protein yields the protein MHNKKEISTDAAPSAIGPYSQAISFGPFIFTSGQIPIDPATGQIVTGDIQAQTRRSLDNIKAILAAAGVGMEHVVKVTVFVKDINDFEKINQVYAEYFPCPAPARSLVQVARLPRDVGVEIEVIAAPGHGHGHGHGHTPSGGGCGCGHK from the coding sequence ATGCACAATAAAAAAGAAATCAGTACTGATGCAGCCCCGTCTGCCATTGGGCCCTATTCTCAGGCTATTAGCTTCGGCCCCTTTATTTTTACCTCCGGGCAAATTCCCATTGACCCGGCCACCGGTCAAATTGTTACCGGCGATATTCAAGCCCAAACCCGCCGGAGTCTTGATAATATTAAGGCCATTTTAGCAGCTGCCGGTGTCGGTATGGAACACGTGGTTAAGGTGACGGTTTTTGTCAAGGACATTAACGACTTTGAAAAAATTAATCAGGTCTACGCTGAATATTTCCCCTGCCCGGCACCGGCCCGCTCCCTGGTTCAAGTGGCCCGTCTGCCCCGGGATGTGGGAGTAGAAATAGAAGTTATTGCGGCCCCGGGACATGGGCACGGCCATGGTCACGGTCACACACCATCCGGTGGAGGCTGCGGCTGCGGGCATAAGTAA